Proteins from one Mycolicibacter virginiensis genomic window:
- a CDS encoding DUF4190 domain-containing protein — protein sequence MTAHGGDSGENPRGNADQPWADPGAPAPDQGGWPYPPSFEGYPPGPGYPPPGFPPPPPGAGGYPPPPPPGNYLPPGGYLPPTPPAPGEYPGVGAPPGYPPAGYGNPPGYPPSGYGTPYPGSYFNPGQAQKTNVLAVSSLVVSLLGLVFWPLGVAGVILGGVALSQIKSTGEAGHGMAVAGTAIGGVAVTLSLILAMIALN from the coding sequence ATGACAGCTCACGGCGGGGATTCTGGCGAGAATCCACGAGGCAATGCCGACCAGCCCTGGGCGGACCCGGGTGCGCCCGCGCCCGACCAGGGCGGCTGGCCGTACCCGCCGAGCTTCGAGGGCTACCCGCCGGGGCCCGGCTATCCCCCGCCGGGTTTCCCCCCGCCGCCCCCGGGTGCGGGCGGTTACCCGCCGCCCCCGCCGCCCGGCAATTATCTGCCGCCCGGAGGTTATCTGCCGCCCACCCCGCCCGCTCCGGGCGAGTACCCAGGCGTGGGCGCCCCGCCCGGATACCCTCCCGCGGGCTACGGCAATCCCCCCGGTTACCCGCCGTCGGGCTACGGCACGCCGTATCCGGGCAGCTACTTCAATCCGGGCCAGGCGCAGAAGACCAACGTCTTGGCGGTCAGTTCACTGGTGGTCTCGCTACTCGGCCTGGTGTTCTGGCCGCTGGGGGTCGCCGGTGTCATCCTCGGCGGCGTGGCATTGAGCCAGATCAAGTCGACCGGTGAGGCCGGCCACGGCATGGCAGTGGCCGGTACCGCGATAGGCGGTGTCGCCGTGACACTCTCGCTCATTCTCGCGATGATCGCCCTGAACTAG